A section of the Pochonia chlamydosporia 170 chromosome 2, whole genome shotgun sequence genome encodes:
- a CDS encoding kinase (similar to Verticillium alfalfae VaMs.102 XP_003009088.1), translated as MRTSTTSPLRLCRPRPSSYLSNSRYTQTCRGLHASRPLRYSPQTVSDVEIAALARQHQHPLSLADLVKHGRPPLSEKSLLSSANFTLSLLPIRLARRIQALRNLPYIVVSNPNISRIYNNYLHSLSILLPYWHAASHGQPISTLKDEIEFTNVLAELVATHTDTIPILAKGFLECRKYISPAEVTRFLDEHLRARIGTRLVGEQHIALHFSSQPHFAPEDSPTPCPEHPSYIGVIDTALKPSLTIDSCAGFVADICELRYGSRPQIYIDGEPDTTFAFIPMHLEYIVTELLKNAFRATVESRAREPVVVTIAPEPPLKEQPGGAPLIKQPDEERGQFRSDAIKPLDDNAPGVTIRIRDRGGGISPDVLPNIWSYSFTTFSDDDGFPGSGGSTSGDGLSAIATASTGGSSIAGLGYGLPLSRAYAEYFGGGIAVQSLYGWGTDVYLRLKGVGNLD; from the exons ATGCGgacctcaacaacatcgccGTTGAGGCTATGCCGGCCGCGTCCCTCTTCATACCTTTCCAACTCTCGCTATACACAAACCTGTCGAGGCCTTCATGCATCGCGGCCGTTGCGGTACTCTCCGCAGACGGTGTCTGATGTAGAGATTGCTGCTTTGGCTagacaacaccagcatcctcTCAGCCTCGCTGATCTAGTTAA ACACGGACGACCACCTCTATCCGAAAAGTCCCTCCTCTCATCTGCCAATTTCACACTCTCTCTGCTCCCAATCCGACTGGCAAGACGGATCCAAGCCCTTCGTAACCTGCCTTATATCGTCgtctccaaccccaacatcTCTCGCATCTACAACAACTACCTACACTCGCTATCCATTCTCCTGCCATACTGGCACGCCGCGAGTCACGGCCAGCCGATTTCCACCCTCAAAGACGAAATCGAATTCACAAATGTCCTGGCCGAGCTCGTCGCAACCCACACCGACACCATACCCATTCTTGCCAAGGGCTTCCTTGAATGTCGCAAATACATCTCTCCCGCCGAGGTGACTCGCTTTCTGGACGAGCATTTACGCGCTCGAATCGGCACAAGATTAGTCGGCGAACAACACATAGCTCTTCACTTCAGCAGCCAACCTCACTTTGCTCCTGAGGATAGTCCCACGCCATGTCCCGAACACCCTTCATATATCGGCGTCATCGATACCGCCTTGAAGCCCTCTCTTACCATTGACTCTTGCGCCGGCTTCGTAGCCGACATTTGCGAGCTGCGTTATGGCTCCAGGCCTCAAATCTACATTGACGgcgaaccagacacaacgTTTGCTTTTATACCCATGCACCTGGAATACATTGTAACCGAACTGCTCAAGAACGCATTCCGTGCCACTGTAGAAAGCCGGGCTCGTGAACCCGTTGTCGTCACCATCGCACCCGAACCACCGCTTAAGGAGCAGCCCGGCGGCGCACCACTGATCAAGCAACCCGACGAAGAGCGCGGCCAATTCCGCAGCGACGCCATCAAACCTCTGGACGACAACGCCCCAGGTGTAACAATCCGTATACGAGATCGAGGCGGCGGCATCTCGCCCGACGTCTTACCCAACATCTGGTCATACTCATTCACTACCTtctccgacgacgacggctTCCCCGGTTCAGGAGGAAGCACAAGCGGGGATGGTCTCAGCGCCATCGCCACTGCCAGCACGGGCGGCAGCTCCATCGCCGGCCTGGGATACGGCCTGCCTTTAAGTCGTGCATACGCCGAGTActttggcggtggcatcgCCGTCCAGAGTCTATACGGCTGGGGCACAGATGTATACTTGCGGCTCAAGGGTGTAGGGAATCTCGACTGA
- a CDS encoding chitin synthase 6 (similar to Aspergillus terreus NIH2624 XP_001208683.1) — MANRMSIFSVGSEGVSNQRAGGPQTAQVSTTTLLNAIHNIYLASQPHQLESSTSLVVNTWLTAAQANPTVDPTLATKAWEHARRRAEDGCVILGSLHQSTPSVLTPFLTSFPFSIPSTVYKALDAVQPFLRCVTPYNPSTPRQAALGITLTLNLAGNLTAASLALSQGGIDTVNGLLNIPSEAGYRAFDVFYYLLTSASTPAEREFLGLQSPSSYTLLSRSGTYDPPSYLPTADDGASADDFRQALKDIGIKGSAHRNFISTLAGLLKLGNTLDYGVESDTLEEICEDVSGLLGIDPETLLRQCSTEDRWTFIGGLYESLVDWVISKANEAIGAQMLRIRNGDESPDGRGVRTPTSDQDSGDTVSITVMEVPQITLGKALSMRSVFDDSQGINTEMIEDGVNVSPAGSSVLREMQQAVADVSPDLGIMTTPEGRERQHELEKREVVLEKIAYAAEEGGFLRKLLFPINGEGINLGRAGRFDLPAVLGSNRLWYHLSLHPTDDSPTQLAALPSVTSAWSAGTVSRQLRSWRLPEWANRRNRNLDFTADFDLDEFVRRYSILGCKDGKDGIESWALERGWSNGEVFVGKDRVWMREGAWWEAESMLDLKPEHNDMNMPAMNVNPFGSGFDTGYSANGSSYFPQQGLEPSFNGSNDHLVHSRNFSQSQLGLGQSPHPAPSVAPSAMRNVSNGDYGLGNKGDTYKDDIYYNPEGDFTGTMDPELAKNKKIQTKQVSMGRRVWVGFVWALTFWIPSPLLRYIGRMRRPDVRMAWREKFVLVFLIFLINAIIVFWIIEFGRLLCPNFDKAWSRREVATHQGGDDFWVSHYGKVYDITKFYKQQHSDTDVKTTTENMMPLAGYDLDNYIFPPLNEVCKGLGIAETTRLIQNNTAEFSTAVHTSGFYGNPTSKLHDSLWYWNVFEPKIKEYYKGDLVWSEGDVKSQGNEMQRAWGMYGNQIFDLTDYFHTLDIYKNAAMYKFLDESVTDIFKNNPGQEVKSLLDQVIQNSVGNQTQHAQVMNSWLCIQRNFYKGITDFRDTPRCTVNNWILLAFTIIICSVILVKFIAALRFASKRRPSPQDKFVICQVPAYTEGEDSLRKALDSLTALQYDNKRKLICVICDGVIVGQGNDRPTPKIVLDILGVDPKVDPPALPFKSVGPGSEQLNYGKVYSGLYEYEGNVVPYLVVVKVGKESEQGKTKPGNRGKRDSQILLMSFLNRVHHRAPMNPLELEMFHQINNIIGVDPELYEYMLMVDADTSVSEDSLNRLVSACANNAKIAGICGETSLENDEKSWTTMIQVYEYFISHHLAKAFESLFGSVTCLPGCFTMYRLRTVDKGKPLLISDAVIKEYAVCDVDTLHQKNLLSLGEDRYLTTLMTKHFPYMSYKFIGDAQCKTAAPESWSVLLSQRRRWINSTIHNLVELMRLKEMCGFCCFSMRFVVFIDLFGTIILPATCVYLGYLIYRVASHTGPFPTISIAMLAAVYGLQALVFILKRQWQHIGWMIIYIIAFPIYSFILPIYSFWNQDNFSWGNTRVVIGEKGNKQVVAVDDEGFDPRSVPLQRWDDYALANNLPGRRGGYQEKQDYGYPDQYEMDEIKSVYSAAPQGSVLTGMGGRNTYMPPQSPAPFANMNRAPTAQGQYHDAPASIRRQSMMSMGTQMQDMNRSQSPYQDFPANRGSVMNLRGQGNMTPAPGMAGNRSSSAIGYAGGNRPPMGQNVSTTSFDFQRGHIAADDTAIVEAIQSVLREVDLDTVTKKQVRALVEQRLQTELSGERRTFMDRQIDRELENM; from the exons ATGGCGAACCGCATGTCCATATTCTCAGTTGGCTCTGAAGGCGTTAGTAATCAGCGAGCAGGTGGCCCTCAGACTGCACAGGTTTCGACGACTACCTTGCTGAACGCCATACACAACATCTATCTCGCCTCTCAGCCTCATCAATTAGAATCCAGCACCAGCTTGGTTGTCAATACCTGGCTGACTGCCGCTCAAGCAAACCCTACTGTTGACCCTACACTCGCTACCAAAGCCTGGGAACACGCACGTCGACGAGCCGAAGATGGATGTGTTATTCTTGG CTCTCTTCATCAGTCAACGCCGTCTGTCTTGACTCCATTTCTCACCAGCTTTCCATTCTCGATTCCGTCTACGGTCTACAAAGCCCTTGATGCTGTTCAACCTTTTCTTCGATGTGTGACTCCATACAATCCTTCCACGCCACGACAAGCAGCCTTGGGTATAACGTTGACTCTGAACCTGGCTGGAAACCTTACTGCCGCATCGCTTGCCCTTTCTCAGGGGGGCATTGATACAGTCAATGGACTGCTGAACATCCCATCCGAGGCGGGCTATCGAGCCTTTGATGTTTTCTACTATCTCCTTACATCTGCCTCAACTCCCGCTGAGAGAGAGTTCTTGGGGCTTCAAAGTCCATCTTCATACACTCTTTTGTCGAGGTCAGGCACCTATGATCCACCTTCCTACCTCCCAActgccgatgatggtgcctCCGCCGATGATTTTCGCCAAGCACTCAAGGATATTGGTATCAAAGGCTCTGCTCATAGAAACTTCATTTCCACATTGGCTGGTTTGCTGAAGCTCGGAAATACTCTGGATTATGGCGTAGAATCGGATACACTGGAAGAAATTTGCGAAGATGTCAGTGGCCTCTTGGGTATCGATCCTGAGACTCTTCTCAGACAGTGCAGCACTGAGGACCGATGGACATTTATTGGAGGGCTTTACGAGTCTCTCGTGGACTGGGTAATTTCCAAAGCAAATGAGGCCATCGGCGCGCAAATGCTCCGTATCAGGAATGGGGACGAGTCTCCCGATGGTCGAGGGGTGAGAACTCCAACTTCCGACCAAGATTCTGGGGATACTGTCTCCATCACCGTAATGGAGGTGCCCCAAATCACCTTGGGCAAGGCACTCTCCATGCGCTCTGTTTTTGATGATTCTCAAGGCATCAATACGGAAATGATTGAAGACGGTGTCAATGTATCACCTGCGGGCTCCTCAGTTCTTCGGGAGATGCAGCAGGCTGTGGCAGATGTCAGTCCGGATTTGGGTATCATGACGACTCCAGAGGGCCGTGAACGACAGCacgagctggagaagcgCGAGGTCGTCCTTGAAAAGATTGCCTAcgcagcagaagaaggcggctTTCTTCGCAAGCTGCTCTTCCCCATCAATGGTGAAGGCATTAACCTTGGACGTGCTGGGCGTTTCGATTTGCCTGCCGTATTGGGGTCCAATCGCTTGTGGTATCACCTATCTCTACACCCAACTGACGACTCCCCCACACAGCTTGCCGCTCTGCCATCTGTTACTTCTGCCTGGTCGGCAGGCACTGTCTCGCGTCAGCTGCGCTCATGGAGATTGCCAGAATGGGCGAATCGACGCAATCGAAACCTTGATTTCACTGCCGACTTTGACCTTGACGAGTTTGTCCGCCGTTATTCGATTCTGGGCTgcaaggatggcaaagatggcatCGAAAGCTGGGCTCTTGAACGAGGTTGGAGCAACGGAGAGGTTTTCGTTGGTAAAGACCGCGTATGGATGCGAGAAGGTGCTTGGTGGGAGGCTGAGAGCATGCTCGACCTGAAGCCCGAGCACAACGACATGAACATGCCGGCCATGAACGTCAACCCCTTTGGATCCGGCTTTGACACTGGCTACTCCGCTAATGGAAGTAGCTACTTCCCACAGCAAGGACTCGAGcccagcttcaacggcaGCAATGACCACCTTGTACACTCTCGCAATTTTAGTCAAAGCCAACTGGGTCTTGGACAAAGCCCACATCCTGCTCCATCTGTGGCGCCTTCAGCAATGCGTAACGTCAGTAATGGTGACTATGGACTAGGCAACAAGGGCGACACTTACAAAGATGACATCTATTACAACCCTGAAGGCGACTTCACTGGCACTATGGACCCGGAACTCGCTAAGAACAAGAAGATTCAGACGAAACAAGTCTCGATGGGTCGCCGTGTGTGGGTTGGATTTGTCTGGGCCTTGACATTCTGGATTCCGTCGCCATTATTGCGATATATCGGTCGCATGAGACGTCCTGATGTTCGGATGGCGTGGAGAGAAAAGTTTGTTCTGGTGTTTCTgatcttcctcatcaatGCCATTATTGTTTTTTGGATTATTGAGTTTGGGCGCCTTCTCTGTCCCAATTTTGATAAAGCCTGGAGCAGGAGAGAGGTCGCAACACATCAAGGCGGAGACGACTTCTGGGTCAGTCACTATGGCAAAGTCTACGACATTACCAAGTTTTACAAGCAGCAACACAGTGACACTGATGTCAAGACCACGACGGAAAACATGATGCCTCTGGCTGGATACGACTTGGACAACTACATTTTCCCACCTCTGAACGAGGTATGCAAAGGCCTAGGCATCGCGGAGACGACAAGGTTGATTCAGAATAATACTGCGGAGTTCAGTACTGCAGTTCACACCTCGGGTTTCTACGGCAATCCTACCAGCAAGCTGCATGATTCCCTGTGGTACTGGAACGTTTTTGAGCCCAAAATAAAGGAGTACTACAAAGGTGACCTTGTCTGGAGTGAGGGCGATGTCAAGTCTCAAGGAAACGAGATGCAGCGCGCATGGGGAATGTACGGTAATCAGATCTTTGATCTTACGGATTATTTCCACACACTGGATATTTATAAGAATGCCGCCATGTATAAATTCCTGGACGAGAGCGTTACCGACATTTTCAAGAATAATCCTGGTCAGGAGGTCAAGTCACTCCTGGACCAGGTCATTCAAAACTCAGTTGGAAACCAGACTCAGCACGCCCAGGTCATGAACAGTTGGCTCTGCATTCAGCGAAACTTTTACAAGGGTATTACGGACTTCCGTGACACGCCGAGATGCACGGTGAACAACTGGATCCTCCTGGCCTTCACTATTATCATCTGCTCTGTCATCTTGGTTAAGTTTATTGCAGCGCTTCGCTTCGCGTCTAAACGACGACCCTCACCACAAGACAAGTTTGTCATCTGCCAGGTTCCCGCTTACACAGAAGGTGAAGACTCCTTGCGGAAGGCGTTGGATTCTCTCACAGCGCTACAATATGACAACAAACGAAAGCTGATTTGTGTAATTTGCGACGGTGTTATCGTGGGTCAAGGTAATGATCGCCCAACGCCAAAGATTGTTCTTGATATTCTGGGTGTGGACCCCAAAGTCGACCCTCCTGCGTTGCCTTTCAAATCCGTTGGTCCTGGTAGTGAGCAGCTCAATTACGGCAAGGTCTACTCGGGACTCTACGAGTACGAAGGTAACGTCGTTCCGTACCTCgttgtcgtcaaagtcggcaaGGAGTCTGAGCAGGGTAAGACAAAGCCTGGTAATCGTGGCAAACGTGACTCCCAGATCCTCCTCATGAGCTTCCTCAACCGAGTTCACCATCGGGCTCCAATGAATCCTCTAGAGCTCGAAATGTTCCATCAGATTAACAACATTATTGGCGTGGACCCCGAATTATATGAGTACATGCTCATGGTGGATGCCGATACGTCAGTTAGCGAGGACTCCCTGAACCGTCTCGTGTCCGCTTGtgccaacaatgccaagatCGCCGGTATCTGTGGTGAGACGAGCCTGGAGAATGACGAGAAGTCTTGGACAACCATGATTCAAGTTTACGAGTACTTCATTTCTCACCACCTTGCCAAGGCATTCGAGTCTCTCTTCGGCAGTGTTACTTGCTTGCCCGGATG TTTCACCATGTATCGTCTGCGGACCGTGGACAAAGGCAAACCTCTACTCATTTCTGATGCTGTTATCAAAGAATACGCCGTCTGTGACGTTGATACGCTGCATCAGAAGAACCTGCTGTCTCTTGGTGAGGATCGTTACCTGACCACACTAATGACAAAACATTTCCCATACATGTCGTACAAGTTTATTGGAGACGCTCAATGCAAAACTGCCGCACCAGAATCGTGGAGCGTTCTGCTTTCTCAGCGTCGTCGTTGGATCAATTCCACGATTCACAACCTGGTAGAGCTAATGCGCTTAAAGGAAATGTGCGGTTTCTGCTGCTTCAGTATGCGCTTTGTCGTCTTCATTGATCTCTTTGGAACCATCATCTTGCCGGCTACATGTGTGTATCTGGGTTACTTGATCTACCGCGTGGCTTCGCATACTGGACCGTTCCCAACCATTTCTATTGCAATGTTGGCAGCCGTGTATGGCCTGCAAGCATTGGTTTTCATCCTCAAGAGACAATGGCAACACATTGGTTGGATGATTATCTACATCATTGCGTTCCCCATTTACTCTTTCATCCTCCCAATCTACTCATTCTGGAACCAAGATAACTTCTCTTGGGGCAACACTCGTGTCGTCATTGGAGAGAAGGGCAACAAACAGGTAGTTGCAGTCGACGATGAGGGATTCGATCCTCGTTCTGTTCCACTGCAACGATGGGATGATTACGCTCTGGCCAATAACCTCCCCGGTCGCCGTGGCGGATATCAAGAGAAGCAAGACTACGGTTACCCCGATCAGTACGAGATGGACGAGATTAAGTCGGTATACTCCGCGGCTCCTCAGGGTTCAGTGTTGACGGGAATGGGTGGACGCAATACCTATATGCCACCTCAGTCACCAGCTCCCTTTGCCAACATGAATCGTGCACCTACCGCACAGGGCCAGTATCACGACGCCCCTGCGTCCATCCGCAGACAGTCCATGATGTCTATGGGAACCCAGATGCAGGACATGAACCGCAGCCAATCACCATACCAGGATTTCCCAGCAAACCGGGGTAGTGTTATGAACTTGCGCGGGCAAGGAAACATGACACCCGCCCCGGGCATGGCTGGCAATCGATCATCATCTGCCATAGGTTACGCGGGTGGTAATCGTCCCCCAATGGGCCAGAACGTGTCGACGACTTCGTTTGACTTCCAGCGCGGCCACATCGCGGCTGATGACACTGCCATTGTGGAAGCAATCCAGTCTGTGCTTCGTGAAGTTGATCTCGACACGGTTACCAAGAAGCAAGTGCGAGCCCTTGTTGAGCAGCGTCTGCAGACAGAGTTGAGCGGGGAAAGACGTACATTCATGGACCGACAGATTGATCGCGAGCTTGAGAACATGTAA